The Chitinimonas arctica region TCCTTGAGGGACGCCACGTCGCCCAGCTGTTCATTCAGATCGCCCATGCCTTCGGCCACCGATTCCAGTACCTGCGCCACATCCCCGAATTGCTTGTCGGTCTTGCCTTGCTTGCTGCTCAGCAGCTTGTTGAGCTTGTCCAGGGCGGCGCTAAACAGGCTGGGGCTGTCCTCGTCGGCCAGCGCGAAATCGGCTGCGATGGCGGGGCTAAACAGGGTGGTTTCGGACAACTGGCGGCTGAGATGGGTAGCCGAGAAAGCCAGCCGTTCGGTGCCTAGGCTGGCCGGGCTGTCAGTCACGCCCAGGCCGACGAGATAGGCTTGGCCGGTACCGGCGAAATCCGGCTCAACTTCGATGGACGTATAAACCTTCTGGCTGGCCTTGTTCATCGCCACTAGCTCGGGGGTGGCATCCAGTTGGGCATATAGGCCTTGCTTGCCGCCGCCGATATCGCGTGCCTCCAGTGCCAGCACGTCGCCGTAGGCTTTGTAGGGGCTCTCGGGCAAGGTGCCCCGGATATGTTCCAGCCAGATGCGTGCGCCGTAGGTCTTGGGATCGAAAGTGGCGGCCATTTGGGTAATCCATTCGCGGGGAATGACCCGGCCGTCGATAGACTTGCCCTCGGTGGCGATGCGGAAAAGTTTGGTTTTTTGGTTCATGGCTGGCTCCGTTTGAGGAATGCAGCCATCTTCGCGGCCACTCCTTGAGCCGGCAACGCGGGCCGGTTGTGCCGAGCGCCGCGACAATCCGCCCCGCGTGGCTTCGCGTGCGGAGGGCGGCAGCATGACGGCATGCCATCCACACCAACCCGCCCCCAGCCACATGCTGCCACCATCGAAAGCGATCTCGATCCGCGCCGGCAAGCGCGCGCCCTGTACTGGAAGGGCATGCGCATCAGCCGCATTGCCGAACAGCTCGGTATCAAAGTTACGACCCTGCACAGCTGGAAACGGCGCGACCAATGGGACGCGACCGACCCGATAGACCGGGTGGAAATGTCGCTCGAAGCGCGCATTCAGTTCCTGCTGGCGAAAGAAGACAAGGACGGCCGCGATTTCAAGGAAATCGATTTGCTCGGCCGTCAGGTCGAACGGCTGGCACGGGTTCAGCGCTACCGCAGTGGCGGCAATGAAACCGACCTCAATCCTAAGATCGCCAACCGCAATAGCGGCCCGCGCAAGCCCCCGGAAAAGAACGCTATCAGCGACGAGCAGCAAGCCCAGCTGACCGAGTCGTTTATGGCTTCGCTGTTCGAGTATCAACGGCACTGGTACCGGGCCGGCCTGGTCCAGCGCGTGCGCAATTTGCTGAAGTCTCGCCAGATCGGCGCGACCTTCTATTTCGCGCGCGAGGCACTGATTGATGCGCTGACGACCGGTCGCAATCAGATCTTCCTCTCGGCCAGCAAGGCCCAGGCGCACCAGTTCAAATCGTACATTCTCGACTTCGCCAAGACGGCCGGGGTGGAGTTGCGTGGCGACCCGATCAAGTTGCCGAGTGGTGCGGAATTGATCTTTCTCGGTACCAACTTCCGCACGGCGCAGAGCTACCACGGCAATTTGTACCTGGATGAGTACTTTTGGATTCCCAAGTTCCAACAGCTGCGCAAAGTGGCGGCCGGGATGGCCTCGCACGCCAAGTGGCGGCTGACCTACTTTTCAACGCCGTCCAGCCTGAGCCATGAGGCCTATCCGTTTTGGTCCGGCAAGCTGTTCAACAAGGGCAGGCCTCGCGCCGAGCATATCGACCTTGATACCAGCCATGCGGCCCTGGCGGCTGGGCGCCGCTGTGAGGATGGGCAATGGCGGCAAATCGTCACGGTCAAGGATGCGGCGGCCGGTGGCTGCAACCTGTTCGACCTTGACCAGCTTCAATTGGAAAACTCGGGCGAAGAGTTTGCCCAGCTGTTCATGTGCCAGTTTATCGACGACGGACAGAGCATCTTTCCGCTGGCGATGCTGCAACGTTGCATGGTCGATAGCTGGGTCGAATGGGCCGATTTCAAACCGTTCGCCATTCGGCCGTTCGGTTACCGCGAGGTGTGGGTGGGTTATGACCCGGCCCACACGGGCGACAGCGCCGGCCTGGTGGTGTTGGCGCCGCCCTTGGTTGCGGGTGGCAAGTTCCGGGTACTGGAAAAGCACCAGTTCAAGGGCCTGGACTTCGCCGAACAGGCCGACAAGATCAAGCGCATTACCGAGTGCTATCACGTGACCCATATCGGTATCGATACGACCGGGGTCGGCCAGGGCGTCTATCAGCTGGTCAAGCAGTTCTACCCGGCCGCCGTCGCCTTCAATTACTCGGTGGACGTCAAAACCCGCCTTGTCCTGAAAGCCCTGGATGTCATCAGCCACGGCCGGCTTGAATTCGATGCCGGCTGGACCGACCTGGCCGCCGCCTTTATGGCGATCCGCAAGACCGTTACCCCCAGCGGCCGACAGGCCACGTTTGAAGCCAGCCGCTCGGAGGAAGTCAGCCATGCCGACCTCGCTTGGGCATGCATGCACGCCCTGGCCGCTGAACCCCTCGAAGGCGGAACCGCCACCAATCGCAGTTTTATGGAGATCGCCTGATGCAGGCTATGCAATACGCCGCCGATACGACCGCCGACGCCGCAATCCCGGCCGGCTTTGAAGTCTTCACCTTTGGGGATGCCGTCCCCATGCTGGATAAGCGCGAGTTATTCGACTACTTGGAATGTCCCGCTTACATGGACAAATGGTACGAACCGCCCATCAGTTGGGACGGCCTGGCCCGAACCTACCGGGCGGCCGTGCATCACAGCAGCGCCATGCAGATTAAGCGCAATCTGCTGATCAGCTGTTACCGGCCGCACCCGCTATTGAGCCGAGCCGACTTCACTCGCTTTGTGCTCGATTATTTGATCTTCGGCAATGCCTACCTCGAAGCCAAACGGAATAGTCGCGGCAAGCTGGTCAAGCTACAGCCGGCCCTAGCAAAGTTCACCCGGCGCGGGGTCGATATGGATACCTATTGGTTCGTGCCGGCCCACGGCCAGGAACATGCCTTTGAAACCGGCCAGGTATTCCACCTGTTGGAGCCCGATATCAATCAGGAAATCTACGGCTTGCCGGACTACCTGAGCGCGAATCATTCGGTATGGTTGAACGAGTCGGCCACGCTATTTCGACGCAAGTACTACCTGAATGGCAGCCATGCCGGTTTTATCTTGTATATGACCGATCCGGCGCAGAAGGAAGACGATATTAACAACCTGCGCACGGCCCTGAAGAACAGCAAAGGGCCGGGCAATTTCCGCAACTTGATGGTGTATGCGCCGAACGGCAAGAAGGACGGGCTACAGGTGATCCCGGTGTCGGAAGTGGCGGCCAAGGATGAGTTTTTAGGCATCAAGAACGTGACCCGCGACGACCAGTTGGCCGCCCACCGCGTACCGCCGCAAATGATGGGCATCATCCCGCACAACACGGGTGGGTTCGGCGATGCCGCCCAGGCGGCGGAGGTGTTCGCCCGCAATGAATTGCAGCCCTTGCAGGATCGCATGCAGGAGGTGAATGCGTGGGCGGGGGAGACGGTTATTGCGTTCACGCCCTACGCCTTATCGGATGAGGAGCCCCGCAAGCCAAAATGACCGTTCATCGGCAAAAGATTATTTATCCCCCATGTGGGGGATACTGCAATCTTCCTCCTCCTCTGGCCGCCCTTCGGGACGGCCGTTTTTTTGTCGATTCCGGTCGATTGCCCCGTTCCGCGCGCGCTCGTATCCCCGCCACGCCCGCCCGCTTCATGGGCCGCAATTTATGCACCCGCAAGCGTCCCTCCCAGCCTGTTGCTACCTGTAGAAGAGGCAGAGGAGGAGGAGGCCGTAGTCATGCGATTTCATGCGCTTTGTGCATGCAATGGATGGTGTCCCATGATCGGCGGGACGTCGAAGTACGGGGCGCAGGGTTGACCGTGATTTTGGAATTCTGGGTAGACGATGAAGTCGAACCGAATGCGGTCGCGGCTAGGGCTCGGGCCTGCACTCTTACAACTCGAACACATGGGGAAAAGTTAGTGTTAGATTACACATGCCGGGGCAATCCCGACCGCCATATGCTTCTGCACGATGCGTTCGAGTACCGGCGCGAGGGCGGCGGCATTGTCGATATTGGCGGCATAGGCAAAGACCGCCGAAGCCAATGACTGTTGCTGCGCGCCATTGGCCTGGTTACCCATATTGAACAGCTCGGTCAGTTCCGGATGGGCTTCGAAGAGCTGCTGGTAGAACAAGCGGCTGATGGTGAGGCCATGTTCGCGCAGGACCGGCACGCTGGCAGCGATATAGGGGCGGGAGGCGGGGGATAGCATAAACACTCCATTGTGGTAAATAAAATGCAACATTTAGGGTGCAATTGAACGACCGCGGTCGTCCCTGCTTCGGCTATTGGGGTGAGGGCGACACGAAACGCCGCTGCAATTCAATGATGGCGGTGCCGGTGCGGTTGGCGCAGACATCGGCCAGGGTATATTCATCCATGGTTCGGTAGAACGCGAGCAAGCCGGCATTCAAGGCCCCCTTCAGCAGACAGCTGCCGCGCAGGGCGCAGGGTGGGGTATCGCAGTTGATCAGCTCGGTGGTGTTCTCCAGGCCTTGCAAGACGACGCCCAGTCGTAGCGTGTCGGCCGGCACCGCCAGGCGCAGACCGCCGTTGCGGCCGCGCAAGGCGCTTATCCAGCCCAGCTTGCCCAGCCGATTGACGACCTTAACCAGGTGGTTGTGGGGAATGTCGAATTGGCCCGCGATTTCGGCAATGGTGATCGGCGCGGCGCGCTCGTGCTGGCTCAGGTACATCAGTACGCGCAATCCAAAGTCAGAGAAGTGCGTTAGCTGCATAGGGGGATCAGATCGGGACAGGGGATAGGCACATAGTATTAAACATGCATTTAAAATGCAAGTTAACAAGCGGCGCAAACAGTGCAGGCCCGCTAGCTACCGCAAAGCCAGCCCAAAGAAAAAGGACCCTGCAGGTCCTTTTTGTGACGGAAGCGTTATATCTCGCCAATCAAAAGCCGCGCGAATACTTGAAATTGGGTGTGGTGCCGGCTGCGCCGTGATAGACATCCGTTACAACGGTTCCGGTGGGATCGAAATAGACACCGATGGAGGCACCAGCGCGTGGTTGTGCACTGGTCCAGGATTGCAGCACCATCGAGGGCGTCCGCTGGATCAAAGAGGTACGTGGCTTGCAGCCTATGGTCTGATTGACCTGATCGACGGTCATGCCCTGGGCGATGGCGTTGTATTTGGCCAGTGTGAAATCATCAAAAGTACATTCTTCCTTCACTTGTCCGGCCGGCGGCACGCCGTTGCCGCCAAAACTGAAGCGCGTCAGTGCGATGCTGCGGCCGGTAGGCAGGACCAGGGTGCCGGTGGTGGTGCTGGTGAAGTTGACGACGATATTGCCGACATTGGCATTCCAGAGGGTGGGCGACTGGTAGTTGCCGTTCAAGGTCTGGCCGCCGCCGTATTGCTGCCACACACCCTTATAGGTCGAATCGTTGGTCATGGCGGTAGGGCCCGATGCATACCAGACCGGCTTGCCGGTTTCGTCATACATATAGCCGGCCATGAACATCATGCCGTTCTGGACTTCAATGGTGAATCCCCGGCCACCTTCCGCGGCGTTCCACCACCAGCCGGTTTCGGGCGTGGCATGGGCTGGGCTGGCCAGCATCAACAAGGCGATGGTCGAAGAAACACTGAATAAAGGGCGAAGTAGCGACATAAGGGTGGCTCCTAGGTTAATTATTGGACGCTTATATTAGAAGTGATTGGTTTAATGCTTTCTAATTTAACGGGCGTGCAATTTGGGAATTCCGCGTCTTTTTAACACAGGCAATATGCGCTTTGCTTGGTATTACTAACTACGGATTAATCGGACTGGATCACCGCCAATATTCCCGGCAATTTAATGAAACCCATCATGCTGCCGCGGCATAAACGTGGAAGCCGTCGAAGTCGCCCTTGCCAATGGCGGCGCCAGCCCGGCGCAGCAGCGTATAGGCGGCGGTGGCATGGAAAAAGAAGTTGGGTAGGGCGTATTGAAACAAAAACATCTCGCCCGGCAGATTCAGTTTCGCCTGGCCCGCCTGGTCTTCAATCTGCCGCTGCTCCGCGCCGAAAAAGTCGCTGGGCGGCAATTCCGCCAGCAAGTTCGCTACATGGTTAAAACGGGCCCGCAGGCCGTCGAATCCCGGCTCGAAATCGCCATAGGGCGGCACCGCCCGATTGGCCAGCGGATAGCAGGCCCGCAAGGCGAAATTGGCGGCAATCTCCATCTGCACGGTGAAGGGCAGCATGTCCGGTGCGATACGCGCGTGCAATATTCCGAGGTCGGCGGGGAGGGCTTCGGCGATATCGATCAGGGCGTGCAATTGGCGTAGATAGCGCTGGAAGACCGGTATCGAAGCGGTATAGAGATGGGGTGTCATGGCGAGGATATGGCAGGGATGGAGCGGCATATTGTCACAAAAGCGCGTCGATTTTGGTCGGATCGGCTGCCGTCGTGCTAGGGTTGGCCGTTTCCCGTACGCTGTCGGACCCTCGGCATCACGACGGCGCGACCGCATCAAGCAGGCCATTTATGCCCCAACTGAAAAAATACCTGAGTGCCTATTCGCCGACCTTGCAGGACAAGGTCCGGCAATTGATCGCCGAGGGCAAGCTGGGTCAGCATCTGGCCAGCAAGTATCCCGACCGGCATGCGATACAGACCGACAAAGCCTTGTATGCCTATACCGCGGAACTGAAACAAAGTTATCTGCGCAATGCGCCGCCCATCGACAAGGTGTTGTACGACGGCAAGCTGGATGTGGTGCATCACGCCCTGGGCCTGCATACCGCGATATCGCGCATTCAGGGCGGCAAGCTGAAGGCCAAGAAGGAGATCCGCATCGCTTCCTTGTTCAAGGCCACGCCGCCGGAGTTCCTGCAGATGATCGTGGTGCACGAGTTGGCGCATCTGAAGGAGCGCGAGCACAACAAGGCCTTTTACCAGCTGTGCGAGCATATGCAGCCTGGTTATGGCCAGTACGAGTTCGATTTGCGCCTGTACCTCACGCATCGGGAAATGCAGTAGTCCGGATGCATCATTGCCTGGGGATCACTTGGCCAGCGCCTACGCGCCGCTGTCCTCGATCGGGTTTCAGCCCCAGTCGCTCCGGTCGCCGCTGATATCGGTCACGTTGTCGCTGTTGTCTCTCAGGTCAAGATGGGTCAGGCGGCCATTCTGAGTTTTCGCCTCGGTCAGCGCCTGCTTGCCAGCGGCACCGATTTCGTTTTTGTACAGATTGAGCGAGACCAGGCAACGATTGTTCGCCAGCGCTTTGGCCAGCGCCTGCGCGCCGTTGTTGTTGATATCGTTGGTGCTCAGGTCGAGTTTGGTCAGGCAGTTATTCTGTTGTAGTGCTTCGGCCAGCGCCGTCGCGCCGACAGAACCGATCTGGTTCCAGTGCAGCGAGAGCTTGGTCAGGCCGTGATTCTTCTGCAGTGCCTGGGCCAGCGACTGCGCGCCCTTGTTGCCGATTTTGTTGCCGTCCAGTCGTAGTGTGCTTAGGCAGTTATTCCCTACCAGCATATCGGCCAACATGCTCGCGTCGTTTGCGTCTATCCTTTGGTTCCATACCAGTATGGCCTTCTCGTCGCAGACGCCGAGCGGATAGCGTTTCAGGGCGAGCGTTTTCAGGTAGCTATTCAGCGTCAGCGCACCTGCCAGCGCCTGCCTGCCAGTGACGCCGATCGGGTTGTCGCTCAGATCGAGCGAGCTAAGGCAGCCGTTCCATACAAGCGCACCAGCCAGTGCCTGCGCGCCGCTGTCGCTGATTTCGTTTCCGGATAGCTTGAGCGAGATCGGGCAGTTGCGCCGCTCCAGCACTTGGGCCAGCACCCCTGCACCCATGTCGCCGATTTTGTTCCAACCCAGATGGAGCGAGGTCAGGTAGCGATTCTGCGCCAGCATGTCAGCCAGCAGTTGCGCACCGATGTCGCCGATCTGGTTGTAGCGCAGGTCGAGCTTGGCCAGGTGGTAATTGCTCTTCAACGCATTGGCCAGCGCCTGCGTGCCACAGAGGTTGATCCGGTTGTCGGACAGGTTGAGTGAGGTCAGGCAGTGATTGTTCCCCAGCACCTCGGCCAGCGCCTGCGCGCCATGGTCGCTGATTCTGTTGCTACGCAGGTTTAGCGTGGTCAGATAGTGATTCTTCGCCAGCGAACGGGCTACCTTTTTTATTTTAAAGTCACCGAGGGAGTGCTCGCTGAAATCAAGCGCTGTCGTGTTCGGTTTGTTGTCCCGCAACTGCCGCCTCAGCAACCACGTTGGTGGCCCTCCCGGCTCCCACCCTTGCACGACAATCGGGTCGGAGTGGGTCATTGGAGTGGAGGGTAAGAAAGTAGTCCCAAGCGGCAACATGTCTTGTCTCCTGGATTTCCCCGCCAGGCGGGGAGGGGGATACACGTGTTTAGGGCCGCATTCGGCAATACTTTCGGTTATTTGGTTCTCGGCGGTTTTGTGAGCGCTATAAGTCCTTGCGTGTTTTCCACAACGAATAGGCCACACCGGCGGCCAGCAGGCCGAATGTCACGCCCAGCGAAACCGGCGACGGGATCTTGATGGCGAAATTGACCAGGAAGATCTTGATACCGATAAAGATCAGCACCACCGCGAGGGCGAACTTCAGGTAGTGGAAGCGGTGCACCATGGCCGCCAGGGCGAAGTAGAGCGCGCGCAGACCCAGGATGGCAAAGATGTTGGAGGTAAAGACGATATAGGGATCGGTGGTGATGGCGAAGATTGCCGGCACGCTATCCACTGCGAACACCACGTCGGTCAATTCAACCGTCACCAGTGCCAGCAACAGCGGCGTTGCCCACCAGACCATCTTGCCCGCCTGTTTGGGATCGGGACGCTTGACCAGGAAGTGGTGGCCATCCAGCTCTTCGGTAAAGCGGAAGCGGGACTTCAGCCATTTCAGCAGCGGCATCCTGGAAATATCGGTCTCCTCCTCCTTCATGCACAGCATGCGGATGCCGGTAAAGGCCAGGAAAGCGCCGAAGACATACATGATCCAGCTGAACTGGTGCAGCAGGCTGGCGCCCAGGCCTATCATCAGCCCGCGCATCAGGATGGCGCCGACGATGCCCCAGAACAACACCCGGTGCTGATAGGCGCGAGGGATGGCGAAGTAGGTGAAGATCAGGCTGATGACGAACACATTGTCCATCGACAGGCTTTTTTCCACCAGGAAGCCGGTCAGGTAGTCCATGCCGGCCTGCGGGCCCAACTGAAACCATACCCAACCGCCAAACAACAGGCCGGCGCTGATATAGAAGGCCGACAGCTTGAGGCTCTGGCGTATGCTGATTTCCTGGTCTTTGCGGTTCAGAACGCCTAGATCGAGCGCGAGCAGAAAGACGACGACCAGGGCAAAGCTGCCCCACATCGCAAGTGAGTTATCCATTTATTCGATTCCGGAAACGCGGGCGGCTGACGCTGCCTTGCCGCCCGCGGTGTTGTAGGTCAGGCCTGCAGTTGTTGCAGTGCCGAGATGCGGGATTCCATCGACGGGTGGCTGCTGAACAGGCTGCTCAGGCCACGGCCGCTGATGCCTGAGGCAGCCATGTTCTTGGGGAGTTCCCCGGGTTCGCGGCCACCCAATACCTGCAGCGCATCGATCATCGGCGCCTTGTTGCCCAGCAAGCGGGCGGCGCCTGCGTCGGCGCGGTATTCACGCTGACGGGAGAAGTACATGACGATGATGCTGGCCAGGATGCCGAAGATGATTTCGAACACGATGGACGAGATGTAGTAACCGATGCCGGGGCCGCTGCTTTCCTCATCGCTCTTGCGCAGGAAGCTATCGACCAGGTAACCGGCAGCGCGCGACAGGAACACCACGAAGGTATTCACCACGCCCTGGATCAAGGTCAGCGTCACCATGTCGCCGTTGGCGATGTGGGCTACCTCGTGGGCCAGCACCGCTTCCAGTTCGCGCCGGCGCATGCTCGAAAGCAGGCCGGTGGAGACCGCGACCAGCGAGTTGGATTTGCTGGGGCCGGTGGCGAAGGCATTCGGCGCGCCTTCGTAGATGGCCACTTCCGGCATATTCAATCCGGCGCGGGTGCTCAGTTGGCGGACGGTTTCCACCAGCCAGGCCTCGTCGGCGTTGCGCGGTTGCTCGATGACCTGTGCGCCCGTGCTCCACTTGGCCATGGTTTTGGACATCAGCAGCGAAATAAAGGAGCCGCCGAAACCGATCAGGGCGGAAAAGGCCAGCAGCATGCCGAAGTTCATGCCATTGGCGGTCAGGAAACGATCCACGCCCAGCAGGCGGGCGCTGATCGACAGCACCAGCATGACGGCGATATTGGTGGCAAGAAAAAGCAGAATGCGCTTCATGGTAAGACTCCCTTGGCGAGCCAGGTGGTCGCATACATTGATAGACAGGAACGAAGCTTACTGGATCAGTTGCTACCAAAGAATCGAGTATAGTCGTAGCTATTGCTCGATTTTTTCGATGGATCAGTCATGCACAAGCCGGAACTCAACTATAAGCATTTGCACTACTTCTGGGCGGTGGCCAAGGAAGGCGGGGTGGCCAGGGCGGCGGAGCGCCTGGGCATCAGCCCGCAGACCATCAGCGGGCAATTGGCCAAGCTGGAGCGGGAAATGGGACGAGCCTTGTTCCAACAGGAAGGGCGTCGCCTGGTGCTGACCGAGGCAGGCAGGCAGGCCTTGCATTTCGCCGACGAGATTTTTCTGCTGGGCGAGCGTTTACGGGAGGCCTTGGCGGCGCCGCAACTGGGTTTGGCCAGCCGTCTCACGGTGGGTATCGCCGATTCCGTGCCCAAGCTGGTTGCCTATCAATTGCTCGCACCTGTGCTGGCGGCAGAGCCGCAACTGCGGCTGGTATGCCAGGAGGGCGATTTTGAAGAGCTGGTGTCGGCGCTGGCGCGGCACAAGCTGGATGTGGTGCTGTCCGACCGCGATCTGGGCCAGGGGCAGCAACGGCGCTTGGCGGCCAAGCGGCTGGCATCTTGTCCCATCGGGATTTTCGCGGCGGGTAGCTTACTGGCGAACAGCGAGGCGGCAAGCGGCAAGGAAATATTGCAGCAGGCGCCGCTGCTGTTGCCCAGCCGGCGTAGCTCCATGCGCGCGCGTATCGATGCCTGGCTGGAAGCCGAGGGCTTGCGGCCACGCGTGGTGGGCGAGTTCGACGACAATGCCTTGTTGACCACGTTCGGCGGGAGTGGGGCCGGCTTCTTTCCTGCTGCCACCGTGATGGCGGATATGTTGGCGCGCCAATATGGCGCCGAGCTGGTGACCGTGTTGCCGGAGTTGAGCGAGGATTACTATGCCATCAGCCGGCCGGCGCGACTGCCGAACCCCCATGTCGAGAGGCTGTTGCAGGCTGATCTGCAGTGGCGGCAGCCATTGGGCAATTGATGTCGCCTTCCGGCGGCTATCGCCGGCTGGCAATCCGGAAAACAAAAAAGCCCAGCATGGCTGGGCTTTTTTGCTGCATCTGGCTCCTCGACCTGGGCTCGAACCAGGGACCTACGGATTAACAGTCCGGCGCTCTACCGACTGAGCTATCGAGGAAAGGAGGCGCAATATACGGGGTGAAACGGGATCTCGTCAAAGCTTTTTTGAAATTATTTTTATCCATGCCCGCTGGCCTGGCACGTAATTTGTTTTTCATCAATGGTTTGCCGCCGAAATGCATGCTGCACGGCAGCATGGTCGTCTGGCGATTGCATGACGGGCTGAACTACACTGTAAGGACAAAAGCCGCGCCAGAATCAGGGAGTACGCCAATCATGCAGGCCAAATCCAGCCATACCCTTATCGCCGACCCCTATCGCGCCGGGGTGGCCTTGGGTGAGTCGCTATCCGCCCTGGCGCCCGAGGTGGTGTTTCTGTTCAGCACGGTGCACTACGCCGGCAACCCGGAATTGCTGGAAGGGCTGCGCGATGTGCTGGATTACCCCGGCCTATTGCTGATCGGCAATAGTGGCGACGGGGTGTATGAAACCAGCCGGGTGACCGATATGGGGGCCAGCGTGCTGGGCTTGAACAGCGGCGGCGAAGTGAGCTGGCATACCGTGGCGGTGCAGGGGGTGGCGGCCGATCCCGTCGCTACCACCCGGCGCGCGTTCGCCGATCTGCGCCTGGCCATGGGGGGAGAGCCCGACCTGGTCTATCTCGCTTCGGATTTTCGTACCGATGCCAGCATGATCGAGGTGGTGTTGCGGGACGAGGTCGATTGCCCGGTGATGGGCGGCCTGGCCGCCGATGATGACCGGATGCAATTGTCTTACCTCTATCGCGACGGCGAGGTGCTGCAAGATGCGATCGTATTGCTGGGCGCGCGCGGCAATCTGCGCTTCGATATCGCCATCGGCAATGCCATCAGCCCCAT contains the following coding sequences:
- a CDS encoding GPO family capsid scaffolding protein, translated to MNQKTKLFRIATEGKSIDGRVIPREWITQMAATFDPKTYGARIWLEHIRGTLPESPYKAYGDVLALEARDIGGGKQGLYAQLDATPELVAMNKASQKVYTSIEVEPDFAGTGQAYLVGLGVTDSPASLGTERLAFSATHLSRQLSETTLFSPAIAADFALADEDSPSLFSAALDKLNKLLSSKQGKTDKQFGDVAQVLESVAEGMGDLNEQLGDVASLKDSVSRLETELGEAREEFRKHKAELDRQPVGKPRPVAVGGNTGQFTVTDC
- a CDS encoding terminase ATPase subunit family protein encodes the protein MPSTPTRPQPHAATIESDLDPRRQARALYWKGMRISRIAEQLGIKVTTLHSWKRRDQWDATDPIDRVEMSLEARIQFLLAKEDKDGRDFKEIDLLGRQVERLARVQRYRSGGNETDLNPKIANRNSGPRKPPEKNAISDEQQAQLTESFMASLFEYQRHWYRAGLVQRVRNLLKSRQIGATFYFAREALIDALTTGRNQIFLSASKAQAHQFKSYILDFAKTAGVELRGDPIKLPSGAELIFLGTNFRTAQSYHGNLYLDEYFWIPKFQQLRKVAAGMASHAKWRLTYFSTPSSLSHEAYPFWSGKLFNKGRPRAEHIDLDTSHAALAAGRRCEDGQWRQIVTVKDAAAGGCNLFDLDQLQLENSGEEFAQLFMCQFIDDGQSIFPLAMLQRCMVDSWVEWADFKPFAIRPFGYREVWVGYDPAHTGDSAGLVVLAPPLVAGGKFRVLEKHQFKGLDFAEQADKIKRITECYHVTHIGIDTTGVGQGVYQLVKQFYPAAVAFNYSVDVKTRLVLKALDVISHGRLEFDAGWTDLAAAFMAIRKTVTPSGRQATFEASRSEEVSHADLAWACMHALAAEPLEGGTATNRSFMEIA
- a CDS encoding phage portal protein, which encodes MQAMQYAADTTADAAIPAGFEVFTFGDAVPMLDKRELFDYLECPAYMDKWYEPPISWDGLARTYRAAVHHSSAMQIKRNLLISCYRPHPLLSRADFTRFVLDYLIFGNAYLEAKRNSRGKLVKLQPALAKFTRRGVDMDTYWFVPAHGQEHAFETGQVFHLLEPDINQEIYGLPDYLSANHSVWLNESATLFRRKYYLNGSHAGFILYMTDPAQKEDDINNLRTALKNSKGPGNFRNLMVYAPNGKKDGLQVIPVSEVAAKDEFLGIKNVTRDDQLAAHRVPPQMMGIIPHNTGGFGDAAQAAEVFARNELQPLQDRMQEVNAWAGETVIAFTPYALSDEEPRKPK
- a CDS encoding globin domain-containing protein; translation: MLSPASRPYIAASVPVLREHGLTISRLFYQQLFEAHPELTELFNMGNQANGAQQQSLASAVFAYAANIDNAAALAPVLERIVQKHMAVGIAPACVI
- a CDS encoding Rrf2 family transcriptional regulator, which gives rise to MQLTHFSDFGLRVLMYLSQHERAAPITIAEIAGQFDIPHNHLVKVVNRLGKLGWISALRGRNGGLRLAVPADTLRLGVVLQGLENTTELINCDTPPCALRGSCLLKGALNAGLLAFYRTMDEYTLADVCANRTGTAIIELQRRFVSPSPQ
- a CDS encoding DUF1993 family protein; this translates as MPLHPCHILAMTPHLYTASIPVFQRYLRQLHALIDIAEALPADLGILHARIAPDMLPFTVQMEIAANFALRACYPLANRAVPPYGDFEPGFDGLRARFNHVANLLAELPPSDFFGAEQRQIEDQAGQAKLNLPGEMFLFQYALPNFFFHATAAYTLLRRAGAAIGKGDFDGFHVYAAAA
- a CDS encoding M48 family metallopeptidase, which gives rise to MPQLKKYLSAYSPTLQDKVRQLIAEGKLGQHLASKYPDRHAIQTDKALYAYTAELKQSYLRNAPPIDKVLYDGKLDVVHHALGLHTAISRIQGGKLKAKKEIRIASLFKATPPEFLQMIVVHELAHLKEREHNKAFYQLCEHMQPGYGQYEFDLRLYLTHREMQ
- a CDS encoding TerC family protein; its protein translation is MDNSLAMWGSFALVVVFLLALDLGVLNRKDQEISIRQSLKLSAFYISAGLLFGGWVWFQLGPQAGMDYLTGFLVEKSLSMDNVFVISLIFTYFAIPRAYQHRVLFWGIVGAILMRGLMIGLGASLLHQFSWIMYVFGAFLAFTGIRMLCMKEEETDISRMPLLKWLKSRFRFTEELDGHHFLVKRPDPKQAGKMVWWATPLLLALVTVELTDVVFAVDSVPAIFAITTDPYIVFTSNIFAILGLRALYFALAAMVHRFHYLKFALAVVLIFIGIKIFLVNFAIKIPSPVSLGVTFGLLAAGVAYSLWKTRKDL
- the htpX gene encoding protease HtpX — protein: MKRILLFLATNIAVMLVLSISARLLGVDRFLTANGMNFGMLLAFSALIGFGGSFISLLMSKTMAKWSTGAQVIEQPRNADEAWLVETVRQLSTRAGLNMPEVAIYEGAPNAFATGPSKSNSLVAVSTGLLSSMRRRELEAVLAHEVAHIANGDMVTLTLIQGVVNTFVVFLSRAAGYLVDSFLRKSDEESSGPGIGYYISSIVFEIIFGILASIIVMYFSRQREYRADAGAARLLGNKAPMIDALQVLGGREPGELPKNMAASGISGRGLSSLFSSHPSMESRISALQQLQA
- a CDS encoding LysR family transcriptional regulator, giving the protein MHKPELNYKHLHYFWAVAKEGGVARAAERLGISPQTISGQLAKLEREMGRALFQQEGRRLVLTEAGRQALHFADEIFLLGERLREALAAPQLGLASRLTVGIADSVPKLVAYQLLAPVLAAEPQLRLVCQEGDFEELVSALARHKLDVVLSDRDLGQGQQRRLAAKRLASCPIGIFAAGSLLANSEAASGKEILQQAPLLLPSRRSSMRARIDAWLEAEGLRPRVVGEFDDNALLTTFGGSGAGFFPAATVMADMLARQYGAELVTVLPELSEDYYAISRPARLPNPHVERLLQADLQWRQPLGN